GTCATGTTAGAATAATTAGTACCTGGATTCTGTATGTTTGGACGTgaagtaattattacaaactttagAGTTTTAAAGACATAACATTGATATGATTTTAGGGTTAGTATGTTTTACTGTTTTCTGTtgaagaaaatgtaaaataaaaaacttaaaattttaaaagaatttgtaATTGTATGGCAGAATAAGTGGAATTCCAATGTTTTTtctagatgaataaaaaaaaaatacaacaaaatttgtaaaaaactttttaatatgtatACCAATCGAAGTAATAACAATTCTCAAAAcgctttacaaaaaatattctcatttaaaaatataggaaGAGGAACTActtgtcataaaaaatacatcttaaAGTTCATCGTGGCTTTCTTCACCCttcacaacgccatctatcgccTCTTGAGAGTACTTCTCTAAGAAATCTTGCCAGAATTTCCTTCTCTCGCCAAGAGGATTGCTCTTCATCTTCAGTACCTTGGTAATGTGTAAGTATTTGAAGTCAGTCTCGTTGCTGAACGGTTCCCAGGAGATTTTCTTTAGGACCTGATCGTCTTTGTTTGGTGTGGGGTTTCTGAAATAGAAAAGAAATACGCATAAGGTTTTCAGCATTTttactactattttattatatttttatgttacctaaAGTTAAAATcgtgttttcatatttttcaagaCAAACAgtccaaaaatacaaacatgtaGTTTTTTAAACTCACTAACTAAGTTTGTActcgactaattttattaattagaagtACAAAAGAACTTATCACTTACCCAGTCTTAGCAAAATTACTCCACAATCGCACCAGTTTCTTTAGAACTTTCAACTCAGGTTGTTCGCTAGGAAGGTTGAGCAGTTGTTCATAAGTCTTCTTCAACCGAGAGCATACAAACAGATAACAAAGTTCATCCAACACTGACGCCCCATGGTTGCCTACAGGGAACCTTGAACGGGTTGCTAAAACCTCGCTGTTTTCATTCCACAAACCCCTgaagtcaaaaatataataaaagactGAAGAAGACAGACGTTTCGATAAATGCTCTGCTGCTAAATTCAAGGCATAGTTTTGTAAATGGTCTGCGACATAGACTGCGTGTTCTAACAGATTGCCATAATGAAGAGAACCATCTTTTAGATAAAACTTCAGTATGGCTGAGTTAGCTTCCTTGTATTTTGGACTCTTATGTTCAAATCTAAAGTCTGTCCTTATTGGTAACTGCAAGATAGTTTCTTCAGCATCAGTAGTCAGTAGCCTAGGTTCTATGATGTAGTGTGAAATTAAATCAAGGCCTTCCCGAGAGTTGAATCCAATTATGACTGGAACATCGTTCACTATTTTCCCTATTTCTGGCAACTCGGTGATTACTTCATCGTCGAGGTTTGGTGCAAAAGGAATTCTAGTCGTTTGTCCTTTATTGTCAAGATTAACCAGTATACTGATCTCAGCATCGAGTAATTTCTCTGCGTCTACGTTCCTTAATTCTTGCAACAATTCATCACTATTAGAAACTGTAAGATTTAAAAACTCTCCAACTTCAAACGCTTTAGTCCTGGGGTTGTCAAAGAAGTACATGGATTCCATAGCTGTTCCACTTTGTAGGATAGCACCGGAGAATAAACCTTTAGCTTTTTCTGAGTATAAAAGTACATCAGCAATGGCCGCTCCACCGCGACTGCCCATTAGCGTTACTCTTGAAGGGTCTCCACCAAATCGTTCAATATTGTTCTTGATCCACTCCAGACCTAGTATGTAATCTTTAAGACCATTATTTCCTGGAATAAC
The sequence above is drawn from the Anticarsia gemmatalis isolate Benzon Research Colony breed Stoneville strain chromosome 17, ilAntGemm2 primary, whole genome shotgun sequence genome and encodes:
- the LOC142979801 gene encoding venom carboxylesterase-6-like, with the translated sequence MNFLQVLFTVFIIKQCLCDENVEVNLKQGVLIGKIERTLYKKQDYFSFRGVPFAETPTGELRFQPPKPLQSWDGKLEAFENKPTCMQFNTRGRLREPAGMSGSEDCLFINVFTPSIEGTAPVIVFDFNDNFKTGFNGTDTYSPDFFIEEGVIVVTIANRLGIFGYLTTEDHVIPGNNGLKDYILGLEWIKNNIERFGGDPSRVTLMGSRGGAAIADVLLYSEKAKGLFSGAILQSGTAMESMYFFDNPRTKAFEVGEFLNLTVSNSDELLQELRNVDAEKLLDAEISILVNLDNKGQTTRIPFAPNLDDEVITELPEIGKIVNDVPVIIGFNSREGLDLISHYIIEPRLLTTDAEETILQLPIRTDFRFEHKSPKYKEANSAILKFYLKDGSLHYGNLLEHAVYVADHLQNYALNLAAEHLSKRLSSSVFYYIFDFRGLWNENSEVLATRSRFPVGNHGASVLDELCYLFVCSRLKKTYEQLLNLPSEQPELKVLKKLVRLWSNFAKTGNPTPNKDDQVLKKISWEPFSNETDFKYLHITKVLKMKSNPLGERRKFWQDFLEKYSQEAIDGVVKGEESHDEL